The following proteins come from a genomic window of Salvia hispanica cultivar TCC Black 2014 chromosome 4, UniMelb_Shisp_WGS_1.0, whole genome shotgun sequence:
- the LOC125222126 gene encoding ER lumen protein-retaining receptor erd-2.2-like translates to MGRKRSAPLNKLFALVRRQSTKVKTFVATVSMLAALVALRFLVHDHNHFFVASESIHFAGILVLIYKLTTKKSCSGLSLKTQELTAMFLAPRLCCSFFMEGDIHTFLDFVTLVATLWVVYMMRFKLKSTYIADLDNMPLYYVAVPSAILALFIHPYTHHAHAGRMLWAFSVYVESICVLPQLRMIQNTKMIEPFTANYVFALGVARFLGCAHWIIKVYDSAGAYLFLVGASYAWLPMVLLTEVVQTFILADFCYYYIKSMMNGQLLVTLSSPV, encoded by the exons ATGGGGAGGAAGAGGAGCGCGCCGCTGAACAAGCTCTTTGCGTTGGTGCGGCGGCAGTCCACCAAGGTGAAGACTTTCGTGGCCACGGTGTCGATGCTGGCGGCGCTGGTGGCGCTCAGGTTCCTCGTCCACGACCACAACCATTTCTTCGTGGCCTCCGAATCCATCCATTTTGCCGGGATTTTGGTCCTCATTTACAAGCTCACTACTAAAAAATCTTGCTCAG GCCTTTCTCTGAAGACACAAGAACTCACTGCCATGTTCTTGGCTCCAAGATTATGTTGCAGTTTCTTTATGGAGGGCGACATTCACACTTTTCTCGATTTTGTAACGCTCGTGGCAACGCTGTGGGTCGTATACATGATGAGGTTCAAGCTGAAGTCGACCTACATTGCAGACTTGGACAATATGCCCTTGTATTATGTG GCGGTTCCTTCTGCAATTCTAGCCCTGTTCATCCATCCTTACACGCACCACGCTCATGCTGGCCGGATGCTGTGGGCCTTCTCTGTCTACGTGGAGTCCATCTGCGTATTGCCACAGCTTCGGATGATTCAGAACACCAAG ATGATAGAGCCATTCACAGCCAATTACGTATTTGCACTCGGTGTTGCAAGATTTCTAGGATGTGCTCATTGGATCATCAAG GTATATGATTCGGCTGGTGCATACTTGTTCCTGGTTGGAGCTAGCTACGCGTGGCTTCCCATGGTTCTGCTAACAGAAGTTGTACAGACATTCATCTTAGCCGATTTCTGTTATTACTACATCAAGAG TATGATGAATGGCCAACTCCTTGTCACCCTGTCGTCCCCTGTCTAA
- the LOC125222125 gene encoding DExH-box ATP-dependent RNA helicase DExH18, mitochondrial: MARAAAKRLFSLYSCKTRNLFHHFRPALARTTSALQIPSHGQLPQRELILFTKFGVSPYFRGHCFCSLSENDNLTLDSTQIVENKAEANDLDGEEMIFEPENECTGLEEKTLNFVEISLKDPLDIYKELKDAPGSKMQSRSDWDTVNEIFRCFCQSGWASNQALAVYIGASFFPLAGRKFAAFFKKKCSNDLVKYLVSVGPGDQADKFLFPIFVEYCMEEFPDEIKRFRGMVESADMTQPHTWFPFARAMKRKIVYHCGPTNSGKTYNALQRFMEAKKGVYCSPLRLLAMEVFDRVNASGVYCSLVTGQEKKEFPFSNHVACTVEMVSTDELYEVAVIDEIQMIADPYRGYAWTRALLGLKADEIHLCGDPSVLDVIRKICSDTGDELVEQRYERFKPLVVEAKTLIGDLKNVKSGDCIVAFSRREIFEVKLAIEKYTKHRCCVIYGALPPETRRQQASLFNEQDNEYDILVASDAVGMGLNLNIRRVVFYNLTKYNGDKMVPVPASQVKQIAGRAGRRGSVYPDGLTTTLHLDDLEYLIECLKKPFDVVKRVGLYPFFEQVELFAAQLPDLKFPKLLEKFSENCRLDGSYFLAQNMHIRKIANMLERIQGLSLEDRFHFCFAPVNIRDPKAMFHLMKFAHSYAQELPVNIAMGMPKCAARNDAELLDLETRHQVVSMYLWLSNHFEEEQFPYVKKAESMATDIAELLGESLLRACWKPESRGAPKSKPQEKQDGNAQTLKALEKEDGYQRPLSIIKLREQ; encoded by the coding sequence ATGGCAAGAGCTGCGGCCAAACgcctcttttctctctattcCTGCAAGACTAGAaatttattccatcatttccGTCCTGCCCTAGCTCGTACAACTTCCGCGTTACAAATTCCTAGCCATGGACAATTGCCGCAGCGCGAGCTTATCCTGTTTACCAAATTTGGCGTTTCCCCCTATTTTCGTGGACATTGCTTTTGCTCCTTGTCGGAAAATGATAATCTTACCCTCGATTCAActcaaattgttgaaaataaagCGGAAGCGAATGATCTTGATGGAGAAGAAATGATATTTGAGCCTGAAAATGAATGTACGGGGCTGGAGGAAAAGACCTTGAATTTTGTTGAGATATCGCTTAAGGATCCATTagacatatataaagagcttAAAGATGCCCCGGGTTCGAAGATGCAGTCCCGCAGTGATTGGGATACCGTGAACGAGATTTTTAGGTGTTTTTGTCAGTCTGGTTGGGCTTCGAACCAGGCTCTGGCCGTTTATATTGGTGCCTCATTTTTCCCCCTTGCTGGGAGAAAGTTTGCCGCTTTTTTCAAGAAGAAATGTAGCAATGATTTGGTTAAGTACTTGGTATCAGTCGGTCCTGGCGATCAAGCTGATAAGTTTTTGTTCCCAATCTTTGTGGAATATTGCATGGAAGAGTTTCCTGATGAAATTAAGAGGTTTAGGGGAATGGTGGAGTCTGCGGACATGACTCAACCGCACACTTGGTTCCCATTTGCTAGAGCAATGAAGCGGAAGATTGTTTATCACTGTGGTCCTACTAACAGTGGCAAAACATATAATGCACTGCAAAGGTTTATGGAGGCAAAGAAAGGGGTCTATTGTAGTCCTCTTAGGTTGTTAGCCATGGAGGTTTTTGATAGGGTGAATGCATCGGGTGTTTATTGCAGTCTAGTCACAGGGCAGGAGAAGAAGGAATTTCCTTTCTCGAACCATGTTGCTTGCACTGTTGAGATGGTATCAACAGATGAGCTATATGAAGTGGCTGTTATTGATGAGATTCAGATGATAGCTGATCCTTACAGGGGTTATGCATGGACTAGAGCATTGCTAGGCCTGAAAGCTGACGAGATCCATTTATGTGGCGATCCAAGTGTTTTGGATGTGATTCGGAAAATTTGTTCAGATACTGGGGATGAACTTGTGGAACAGCGCTATGAGAGATTTAAGCCTCTTGTGGTTGAGGCAAAGACCCTCATAGGAgatttgaaaaatgtgaagtCAGGAGACTGTATTGTTGCATTCTCGAGGAGAGAAATATTTGAGGTTAAATTAGCAATTGAGAAATATACAAAACACCGTTGCTGTGTGATCTATGGTGCCTTGCCACCAGAAACTCGCCGCCAACAAGCGTCCCTGTTTAACGAGCAAGATAATGAATATGACATCTTGGTAGCAAGTGATGCTGTGGGCATGggattaaatttaaatatccgAAGGGTTGTCTTTTATAACCTCACTAAGTACAATGGTGATAAAATGGTCCCAGTTCCAGCATCACAGGTGAAACAGATCGCTGGAAGAGCTGGTCGGAGAGGCAGTGTGTATCCTGATGGACTGACCACTACCCTTCATCTAGATGATTTGGAGTACTTGATTGAGTGCTTGAAGAAGCCTTTTGATGTGGTTAAACGAGTCGGCCTTTATCCATTCTTCGAGCAAGTTGAGCTATTTGCAGCACAACTTCCTGATCTTAAATTTCCCAAGCTCCTTGAGAAATTTAGTGAGAACTGCCGCCTTGATGGGTCTTATTTTCTGGCTCAGAAtatgcacataaggaaaataGCTAATATGCTGGAGAGGATTCAGGGGTTATCACTGGAAGACCGATTCCACTTTTGCTTTGCCCCAGTGAATATCAGGGACCCTAAAGCAATGTTCCATCTGATGAAGTTTGCTCATTCATATGCTCAGGAGCTTCCAGTCAATATAGCTATGGGTATGCCCAAATGTGCTGCTCGTAATGATGCAGAGCTTTTGGACCTTGAGACTAGGCACCAAGTGGTGTCAATGTATTTGTGGTTGTCTAATCACTTTGAAGAGGAACAATTTCCATATGTTAAGAAGGCTGAATCAATGGCTACAGATATCGCTGAGTTGTTGGGTGAGTCACTTCTCAGGGCATGCTGGAAACCAGAATCAAGAGGTGCACCAAAATCAAAGCCACAAGAGAAGCAAGATGGGAATGCACAAACATTGAAGGCATTAGAGAAGGAAGATGGTTATCAAAGGCCATTGTCGATCATCAAATTACGTGAACAGTAA